The proteins below come from a single Chiloscyllium punctatum isolate Juve2018m chromosome 20, sChiPun1.3, whole genome shotgun sequence genomic window:
- the LOC140491853 gene encoding protocadherin-10-like — MANIFGIGASFIFLQTVLELVLGQIRYSIPEELEYGAFVGNIAEDLSLNVRELSARKFRIVSDSRKQYMEVNLKNGILFVNARIDREQLCKKSSTCFLSFQIVLENPSDMHRVSVEILDINDNAPRFPKDEYVLQIIEAIAPGMRFPLESAHDADVGRNAVSIYQISVNEHFSLKFQTRNDASTSAELLLEKPLDREEQSTFDLVLTAIDGGVPQRSGTTRIRIYVMDINDNAPVFDHETYRVNVEENTPKGTLVVELNAVDSDEGTNAELTYSFTSHASQKAREVFKLDPITGEIRVEGALDFEELAIYELDVETVDKGSYPMLGRAKVIVKLIDTNDNAPEIEVTSLSSTVSEDALPGTRIATISVRDADSSENGQTQCDVDMDVPFQLQTTMSNNYKLVTSRTLDRETTPMYNISILARDRGSPPLATKKLLIVSVSDVNDNAPRFTQSSYNVFVMENNNPGASIFAVTASDADLDQNGEVSYLILKKQMKGGSPAPYITINSKSGNINALLSFDYEKLKNFEFKVQARDAGNPPLSSTAIVNVIILDQNDNAPIIVSPSAWNISSAVKILSQSLYPGNLLTKVIATDADSGQNMRLSFKIIEATDPSLLSIGLFTGEIKAVRGYKQYDSTMQRVVILVKDNGQPSLSSTATVYFSIMPNGTDKLSVHSHQPRNPEQFSDLNVYLIIIFGSTSFMFLVIIIFLVALKCKQARSSDYYESTNYCCCSQRESNAAFNRRAFPKEMNSYPRGPLTLPIPEGNQYTLCLSSKSSKSDFLFLKPCEVTLPLNDINVHGSSVGK, encoded by the coding sequence ATGGCGAACATATTCGGCATCGGAGCGTCTTTCATTTTTCTGCAAACCGTGCTGGAACTGGTTTTGGGGCAAATTCGCTACTCGATTCCCGAGGAATTGGAATATGGGGCCTTTGTTGGGAATATCGCTGAGGATTTGAGTCTAAACGTTCGGGAATTGTCGGCCCGCAAATTTCGTATCGTCTCTGACAGCAGAAAGCAATACATGGAGGTAAATCTGAAAAATGGAATTTTGTTTGTTAATGCAAGAATAGACAGAGAACAGCTCTGCAAAAAAAGCTCTACCTGCTTCCTATCCTTCCAAATAGTGCTGGAAAATCCTTCGGATATGCATCGCGTTTCAGTGGAAATACTAGATATAAATGATAACGCACCGCGTTTTCCAAAGGATGAATATGTTTTACAGATTATTGAGGCGATTGCGCCAGGAATGCGATTCCCTCTTGAGAGCGCTCACGACGCGGACGTAGGCAGAAATGCAGTCAGCATTTACCAGATCAGCGTAAACGAGCATTTCAGCCTCAAATTTCAGACCAGAAATGATGCGAGTACAAGTGCCGAATTGCTGCTAGAAAAGCCTTTGGATCGTGAAGAACAGTCAACCTTTGATCTTGTGCTTACTGCCATTGACGGTGGGGTGCCCCAGAGATCCGGTACTACTCGGATTCGAATTTATGTTATGGACATCAATGACAACGCACCTGTGTTTGATCACGAAACATacagagtcaatgttgaagaaAACACTCCTAAAGGTACTTTAGTTGTGGAACTCAATGCTGTTGATTCAGATGAAGGCACAAATGCTGAGCTAACATATTCTTTCACAAGTCACGCTTCGCAAAAGGCTCGTGAGGTTTTCAAATTAGACCCGAtaactggagaaatcagagttgaaggAGCACTAGATTTTGAAGAATTGGCTATTTATGAACTTGATGTAGAAACTGTGGATAAAGGTTCCTATCCAATGCTCGGACGTGCCAAAGTTATCGTCAAATTAATTGATACGAATGACAATGCCCCCGAGATTGAGGTGACGTCATTATCCAGTACAGTATCAGAAGATGCTCTACCTGGGACCAGGATAGCTACAATCAGTGTAAGGGATGCTGACTCCAGTGAAAATGGACAAACTCAATGTGATGTTGACATGGATGTACCATTTCAATTGCAGACGACTATGAGCAACAATTATAAATTGGTCACTAGTCGTACTTTGGATCGGGAAACAACACCAATGTACAATATATCAATTTTGGCTCGTGACAGAGGATCTCCGCCTCTAGCTACAAAGAAACTTCTAATTGTGTCAGTTTCTGATGTAAACGACAACGCTCCAAGATTTACACAATCTTCATATAACGTGTTCGTAATGGAAAACAATAATCCTGGTGCTTCTATATTTGCCGTCACTGCTTCGGATGCAGATTTGGATCAAAATGGGGAAGTGTCTTATCTTATCTTGAAAAAGCAAATGAAAGGTGGATCTCCCGCTCCTTATATTACAATTAACTCAAAGAGTGGAAATATTAATGCTCTACTGTCATTCGACTATGAAAAGTTGAAGAACTTTGAGTTCAAAGTTCAAGCTCGCGACGCTGGAAATCCCCCATTGAGCAGTACTGCCATTGTGAATGTTATTATTCTGGACCAAAATGACAATGCTCCTATTATTGTTTCGCCTTCAGCGTGGAATATTTCATCGGCTGTGAAGATTCTGAGCCAATCGTTATATCCGGGGAATTTGCTCACCAAGGTAATCGCTACCGACGCGGATTCAGGACAGAACATGCGGCTTTCCTTCAAAATTATTGAAGCCACTGATCCCAGTCTCCTCAGTATCGGCCTGTTCACTGGAGAAATAAAGGCAGTTCGAGGTTATAAGCAATACGACTCCACCATGCAAAGAGTAGTGATCCTGGTGAAGGATAATGGACAGCCCAGTCTCTCCAGCACGGCGACAGTCTACTTTTCAATCATGCCCAATGGTACAGATAAACTCTCTGTGCATAGTCACCAACCCAGAAATCCAGAACAATTTTCGGATCTGAATGTTTATTTGATCATCATATTTGGTTCCACATCCTTTATGTTCCTTGTAATCATAATTTTCCTGGTGGCACTGAAGTGTAAACAAGCCAGAAGTTCAGATTACTACGAGTCCACAAATTATTGTTGCTGCAGCCAGAGGGAGTCGAATGCTGCTTTTAATCGAAGAGCTTTTCCGAAAGAAATGAATAGTTATCCTCGTGGTCCTCTGACGCTCCCCATTCCTGAAGGAAATCAGTACACTCTCTGTTTATCTTCAAAATCATCCAAAAGTGATTTCTTATTCTTGAAGCCTTGCGAAGTAACGTTACCTCTTAATGATATCAATGTTCATGGAAGCAGTGTAGGAAAATAA